Sequence from the Halobaculum rubrum genome:
CCCGAGACGGACGCGGTCGGGGTCGCGGTCCAGTCGAAGTTCGTCTCGGTCGGCGCCGTCGTTCCGTTCGTCTCCGCGGACGCCGGCGCGGTCGCCACGCAGAGCTTCGCCAACGTCGCGTACGGGCCGAACGGGCTCGATCTCCTCCGGGAGGGCCACACCGCAACCGACGTGATCGAGCAGCTCACCGACGCCGATGACGAGGCCCCACAGCGACAGGTCGGCGTCGTCGGACTCGACGGCGAGCCGGCGGCGTTCACCGGCGAGGAGTGTTTCGAGACCGCGGGCGACCGGCAAGGAGAGCACTACACGGTTCAGGGGAACGTCCTCGAGAACGAGGCGACGATCGACGCGATGGCCGAGGCGTTCGAGGTGACCGAGGGAGGACTCCCGGAGCGACTCATCGAGGCGCTGCACGCCGGCAACGACGCCGGCGGCGACTCCCGCGGCGAGCAGTCGGCCGCCCTGTACGTCGCCAAGCCGGAGGGCGGCTACGACGGGCGCAACGACCGCTGGGTCGACGTTCGCGTCGACGACCACGAGCACCCCATCGACGAACTGGAGCGGGTGTTCAAGCTGTACGACGTGACGTTGCTCGCTCGCGAGGAGCCCGACGACCCCGCCCAGCTGTCCGGCGATGCGGCGCTGGCGGTGTCGGGAACGCTCGCGGAGCTTGAGTTGCTCGATGCCGAGCCGACCGACTCGTTCGGCGAGGCCGAGCGCGCCGCCCTCGAGGACTTCCGCGGTATGAACAACTTCGAGAACCACTCGCTGACGGTCATCGAGGACGCGCTCGCGCGGGGGTGGGAGGAAGCGGCCGCGGACGGCGCCGAGGCCACCGTGGTCGCCGGTGGCGACGAGGACGGCGAATCGCGGATGGTCGACGCGATCTGGCACGGACTCCAGCGCTACGACCGGCTGTAGCCCCCGTGTCCGCCCCTGCTTTCGTCGCTGTCGCCCCCGCCGCGTTTCGCCTCGCGGCCGTCGATCCAACCGCTATCGTCCCGGTCGCGCAGCTTCCGGCGTTCCAGCTGCTCACCGTCGTGCTCGCGTTCGTCGGCGCCGGCGTCGCGCTCGCGGCCGGAGTCGGTCTCGTTGCCGTCTACGTTCGCCTCGGCGACGACGTTGATACGGCAGTCACGCGGCGGGCGTTCGGGCTGTGGGCCGCGGGTGCGCTCCTCCTCGCCGCGGGCACCCCGGCCGTGTTCCGCGCGTCGCTGTCGACAGCGCCGACGCTGCGCGCGCTCGCGCTCGTCGGCGTCACGGTCGGCGCGCTCGCCGTCGGCGCCGCGCCGATGTACCTCCTGCGGGCGACGCTGACGGACCTGTGAGGCGGCCGATCCCGCCGTTGGGTGGACAGTGCGACCGGCGCGGGCTCCGTCTGTCGTGGTCTACTCCGAGCGCGAACGCTGCCCGCGCTCGCGGACCAGCTTGTCGATGATGGTCCCCGTCGAGAGGAGTTCCCCCTCGTAGCGCGGCTCGCGGGCGGTCGCGCGAGTCACCTCGGCGTCGATTCCCTCGGCGGCGAGCGCGGCGGCGACCCCGTCCTCGTCGTGATGCTGGTCGAACCCGAGGACGATCACGTCCGGTCCGATCTCGCGGACGGGGACGAAGAAGTCCTCGGGGTGCCCGAGGTGCGCCTCGTCGACGACCTCGAGCGCGTCGATCATGTCCCGGCGCTGCCGGTCCGGACACACGGGCTTCGACTTGTGCGTAACGTTGTCACGGCGGGCCACGATGACGTGGAGTTCGTCGCCGCGGGCGGCCGCGTCCTCCAGGTAGTGGAGGTGGCCGGGGTGGAGGATGTCGAAGGTGCCCTGCGCGAGCGCGATTCGCGGGGAGTCGGCGTCGCTCCCGGCGTCGCCACGGCTCCCGTCGGTTTCCTCACTCATCGTACAGCTCCGCGTCGATGTCGGTCTGGTCGAAGTCGAAGAACGCCTCGTCCTCCGGCAGCGCCACGTCGATCACGTCGAGATCACGAGGGTCGCCGTCCGAATCGAACGCTTGCCAGCAGTCACGGTCGTAGGGCGCCCCGATGATGACGTGCACCTCGCCGGCGTGGAACGTCGCCAGATCCGCGTCGGACGGTCGGAGGACGCCGTTCGGGTGAGAGTGGACCGAGCCGACCGCCCGCGAGGAGTTGGGCTTCATGTGCTCGCGGACGGTCGCCGACTCCGGCGTCGACGTGGTTCCGGGGATCACGAGCACGTCGGTTATCACCTGCCCCTTCCGGTCGAGCCCCAGATCGCGCGCGTCTGTCGCTCGGAGAAAGCCCATGTACTCGTTCGGGTGGGTGTCCCGGGAGGCCTCCAACGCGAACGTGAGGGTGTCGGCCGCGATGCCGAGCAGTTCGCTCGACCGGAACAGTCGCATTGGCGGAACTCGGGTCGGGCGCCAACTAAGGGTGTCGATACCCCCACCGACAGGGTCGTCAGCGGCCGGTCGTCGACCGGTCGTTCGCCGCCGGAGCGATACTACAACCCTTAACACCCGCCGTCACCCATCGTTCGATATGACTGATTCCGCCGCCGGTGACTCCGGCGTGAACGGGGAGGGGGATTCCCGACCCGTGGTTTACGATCTCGATCCCGCCTGTACGCGCTCCGACGTGGACGTCGGCGCGCGCTACCGAGCGGAGGTCAACGGTGTCGTCGACTACGGCGTCTTCGTCGACGTCTCCGAGGACGTGTCCGGCCTGCTTCACGAGTCGAACCTCGACGGTGAGACGTTCGCGGTCGGCGACGAGGTGGTCGTCGTGCTCGAGGAACTGAAGGAGAACGGCGACGTCTCGTTCGATCTCGCGGACGTCGCTCTCGCCGACGCGAACGTGCTCGCGGTCGAGTACGAGCCGGAGATCACCACGATCGGCGACGCGACGGTCGGCGACAGCGTGACCGTCGAGGGGGAGATCACCCAGATCAAACAGACGGGCGGTCCGACGATCTTCCACGTCGCCGACGAGTCGGGCGTGCTCGCCGCGGCCGCCTTCGAGGAGGCCGGCGTTCGCGCGTACCCCGCCGTCGACATCGGCGACGTCGTCCGGGTCTCCGGCTCCGTCGAGACCCACGACGGCTCCAGGCAGCTGGAAGTCGACGACGTGGCCGTACTGACCGGCGAAACGGCCGCGGCCGCGCGAGAGCGCCTCGAGGAGGCGATGCGCGAGCGCGCCGAGCCGGAGGCGGTCGAGCCGCTCGTCGAGTGGGAGGCGTTCGAGAAGCTCCGCCCCGAGCTGGAGGACCTCGCGCGCACGCTCCGCCGCACCGTGCTTGAGGGGCGCCCGATCCGGATCCGCCACCACGCGGACGGCGACGGGATGTGCGCGGCTATCCCGGTCCAACTCGCGCTGGAGAACTACATCGAGGCGGTCCACGAGGGCGACGACGCCGCGCGTCACACCCTCAAGCGACTGCCGAGCAAGGCGCCGTACTACGAGATGGAGGACGTCACCCGCGATCTCAACTTCGCGCTCGAGGGGCGCGCCCGCCACGGACAGAAGCTCCCCTTCCTCCTGATGCTCGACAACGGGTCGACCGAGGAGGACGTTCCCGCCTACAAGAACCTCGCCCACTACGACGTGCCAATCGCCGTCGTGGACCACCACCACCCGGACCCCGAGGCGGTGAACGACCTGCTCGACCACCACGTCAACCCGTACATCCACGACGAGGACTACCGCATCACGACGGGGATGATGTGCGTCGAGCTTGCCCGGCTCATCGACCCCGACGTAACCGACGAACTCCGGCACGTCCCCGCGGTCGCAGGACTGTCGGACCGCTCGAAGGCCGAGGTGATGGACGAGTACGTCGACCTGGCGGAAACGGCCGGCTACGACCGCGACGACATCGAGGACATCGGCGAGGCGCTAGACTACGCCGCCCACTGGCTGCGCTACAACGAGGGCAAGACGCTCGTGAGCGACGTGCTCGACGTCGGCAGCGACGACGACGAGCGCCACCGCGACCTCGTCGAGTTCCTCTCGACGCGCGCCGAGCGCGACGTGGCAGAGCAGCTCGACGCCGTCGAGCCTCACGTCGAACACGAGCGACTCGACTCCGACGCGCACCTCTACCGCATCGACCTTGAGAACTTCGCCAAGCGGTTCACCTACCCCGCGCCCGGCAAGACGACCGGCGAGCTCCACGACCGGAAGGTTCGCGCGACCGGCGAGCCCGTCATCACGATCGGCTACGGCCCGGACTTCGCGGTCCTCCGATCGGACGGCGTTCGCCTCGACATCCCGCAGATGGTCACAGAGCTGAACGAGGAGGTCGTCGGCGGCGGCGTCTCCGGTGGCGGCCACCTCGTCGTCGGCTCGATCAAGTTCGTCGAGGGGCGCCGCGAGGACGTGATCGACGCGCTCGTCGAGAAGATGGCCGACGCCGAACTCGACGAGGAGCTGTCGACGACGTTCGACCTCGACGACTGACGCGGGAGTCCGTACGAGGTTTTCGAACTGCCGCTCGACACCGGTCATCCGATCGGCCCGTCGCGGTCGGTGTCGTCGCGACTCGGCTCCCCGTCCGTGTCCTCGATCGTCAGCCGTCGCCGGAGGAACAGCGTCGCGGCGGCAACGACACCGACTGCGACGATCGCGACCGCCGGCGGCAGTTCCTCGAGCCGGGACGACCTCCCTCGACCGCCCCGCCAGTCGGCCGCGAAGCTCCCGCGGTAGTACTCGGCGACCGCCTCGCCCTCCAAGGCGACGACGACCTCGCGGTTCTCGCGTGCGCTCGTGGGATTCCAGTTGAGCGACCCCACGAGCGCGGTGTCGTCTGCGACGACGCCCTTCGCGTGGATCTTTCCGTAGCGACCGGCCGGCTCCGCGACCCGTGCTTCGAGGGGAACGCCCGCGGCGTCGGCCCAGCGGTTCAGATCGGCCACCAGCGCGGCGTTTTCCTCGGCGAGGTACCAGGCACTCGACAGCAGCAACCGCACGCGCACGCCCCGCTCGGCAGCGCGCCGCAGCGACGCGAGCATCGGCCCGTCGTCGACGGTGGGTTGGAGCACGTCGACGCGGGTGTCCGCGTCGTCGACGGTCGCGACGACCGCCGACTCCGCGTTTCCGGGCGCGGTCAGCAGTCGCACGCGCTCGACTCGCATCTCCGTCGGCGGGTGGCGTGACGGGTACGATCCGGTCGCCGCGTCGGTCCGCTCGAACGACCGTCCCGCGCGGTATCGCTCCCACGGAACGGCGTCTCGCCACCCGGCGTCCGCGCGGAACAGGTCCGCGAGCGCGTCGGCCGCCCGCGGTGACCGGACGGTGACGCCCCATCCTCGGCTGTCGCCGCCGCCGGTGCCGCTGGGTTTCCAGTTCTCCGTGAGCACGACCGCGGCGTCGTCGGCCACGGCGTACTTGGCGTGGTGGTACCGGAACCTGGCGTGCGGACCGGCGATCACGCGCACCTCGACGCCCGCGGCGACCAGCGAATCGAGGAGAGCGGCCTGTCGCGTGGTGACCCCGCCGACCGGTCCGCCGTCGAGCAGTACCCGTACCGTGGCGCCCCGTTCGTGTGCGGCGATCAGTTCCTCGGCGACGCGTTCGGACGCGAAGGTGTACCCCGCCAGGAACACCCGCTCGTCGGCCCCTTGAATGGGTGCGACCGGCTCGCCCGGAGCGTCCGGGAGCACGAACGCCGTCGCGTTCACGGCGCCCAACGCAACCGGGTCACGAAGTTCAAGTCCGACGGGGCGCCACCGCGGGTCCTCGTTGCGACCCCACCGCTCGCCCTCGGGGGCTCGCCCGTACTCCACGGCGTCGACGACCGAGCCGTTCGGCCCGCCCCGCCGGAGCACGATCCGCTCGCCGGCGTTCGACAGCGCGAGGCCTCGGGCGACGACGCGTCCCGATGTGGGCACGGACGGCGCCTCCGGCTCGCCCGTCACGACGACCGTGCCCGCACGTCGCTGGCGGATCGCGACGACGTCTTCCCCGTCGTCGACGCTCCAGTTCCCGGGCGGCAGCGAGAGACGGAGGTACTCTCCGGCGTCGTCGTCGGCGACGGGGTTCGGGAGGAGTCCGACGATCCGGGGTGCTGTCGGATCCGTATCCGTCCCGGCCGTGGTGTTCGAGTCGGGGACTGTTGTCGGGGTCTGCGGAGCGTTCGTGACCGTCGCCGGTGCCGTGGGTTCCGAGACCGCCGCGACCGCTGTCGGCGCCGCCGGCGTCGCCGCGACGAGGACGAGCACACACACGACCACCGTAGGGATGCGCACCACTGCGACGGTCTGGCCGCGTGTTCGTACTTCAACCCTCGCCGTATCGCCGTTGGACTCCGTTCCGAGCTCCCGGCGGCCGTCCACGACGGCCTTCGGTGCGTTTTTGCTCCGAGGACGGCGGATACCGAGTATGGTCACTATCGCCGAGGGGGTCAGGCTCGCGGGAGCCGCCCTGGGTGCCGTCGGCGGCGCCCTCATCGCCCTGGAGTTCTTTCAGGTTCCGTCGTACGTCTCCTATGAGGAGGAGTGGGACAGCTACGACGTCGACATCGCGCCCGGCGATGTCACCGAGCACACGAACCTCGGTCGGATCGGGGGACTACTGGTCTCGCTGGGATTCGCGCTGCTGTTCGTCGGGGAACTGCTGTAACGGCGACCCGCTCCGGTCGGCGACGTCCGGCGAACGGCGGAGAAGCGGTTCCTTGCGTGGCTCGACCCCGGTTACGCGGCGACTTCCTCGCCCGTGGCGTCGAGTGCGTCGCGCGCCTTCTCGGCCTCCGTCTGCACGATGAACGCGCGGTCGTCGTCGAACTCGGCGGCCGCCTCAAGCGCCGCCTCGGTGCCGATCTGACGCAGCGCCCATAGAGCGGCCGCGCGGACGGTGTCGCTGTCGTCGTCGGCCG
This genomic interval carries:
- a CDS encoding DUF1028 domain-containing protein, which codes for MTFSIAARDPETDAVGVAVQSKFVSVGAVVPFVSADAGAVATQSFANVAYGPNGLDLLREGHTATDVIEQLTDADDEAPQRQVGVVGLDGEPAAFTGEECFETAGDRQGEHYTVQGNVLENEATIDAMAEAFEVTEGGLPERLIEALHAGNDAGGDSRGEQSAALYVAKPEGGYDGRNDRWVDVRVDDHEHPIDELERVFKLYDVTLLAREEPDDPAQLSGDAALAVSGTLAELELLDAEPTDSFGEAERAALEDFRGMNNFENHSLTVIEDALARGWEEAAADGAEATVVAGGDEDGESRMVDAIWHGLQRYDRL
- a CDS encoding FAD synthase; translated protein: MSEETDGSRGDAGSDADSPRIALAQGTFDILHPGHLHYLEDAAARGDELHVIVARRDNVTHKSKPVCPDRQRRDMIDALEVVDEAHLGHPEDFFVPVREIGPDVIVLGFDQHHDEDGVAAALAAEGIDAEVTRATAREPRYEGELLSTGTIIDKLVRERGQRSRSE
- a CDS encoding Mov34/MPN/PAD-1 family protein encodes the protein MRLFRSSELLGIAADTLTFALEASRDTHPNEYMGFLRATDARDLGLDRKGQVITDVLVIPGTTSTPESATVREHMKPNSSRAVGSVHSHPNGVLRPSDADLATFHAGEVHVIIGAPYDRDCWQAFDSDGDPRDLDVIDVALPEDEAFFDFDQTDIDAELYDE
- a CDS encoding DHH family phosphoesterase; translation: MTDSAAGDSGVNGEGDSRPVVYDLDPACTRSDVDVGARYRAEVNGVVDYGVFVDVSEDVSGLLHESNLDGETFAVGDEVVVVLEELKENGDVSFDLADVALADANVLAVEYEPEITTIGDATVGDSVTVEGEITQIKQTGGPTIFHVADESGVLAAAAFEEAGVRAYPAVDIGDVVRVSGSVETHDGSRQLEVDDVAVLTGETAAAARERLEEAMRERAEPEAVEPLVEWEAFEKLRPELEDLARTLRRTVLEGRPIRIRHHADGDGMCAAIPVQLALENYIEAVHEGDDAARHTLKRLPSKAPYYEMEDVTRDLNFALEGRARHGQKLPFLLMLDNGSTEEDVPAYKNLAHYDVPIAVVDHHHPDPEAVNDLLDHHVNPYIHDEDYRITTGMMCVELARLIDPDVTDELRHVPAVAGLSDRSKAEVMDEYVDLAETAGYDRDDIEDIGEALDYAAHWLRYNEGKTLVSDVLDVGSDDDERHRDLVEFLSTRAERDVAEQLDAVEPHVEHERLDSDAHLYRIDLENFAKRFTYPAPGKTTGELHDRKVRATGEPVITIGYGPDFAVLRSDGVRLDIPQMVTELNEEVVGGGVSGGGHLVVGSIKFVEGRREDVIDALVEKMADAELDEELSTTFDLDD
- a CDS encoding phospholipase D-like domain-containing protein; translated protein: MRIPTVVVCVLVLVAATPAAPTAVAAVSEPTAPATVTNAPQTPTTVPDSNTTAGTDTDPTAPRIVGLLPNPVADDDAGEYLRLSLPPGNWSVDDGEDVVAIRQRRAGTVVVTGEPEAPSVPTSGRVVARGLALSNAGERIVLRRGGPNGSVVDAVEYGRAPEGERWGRNEDPRWRPVGLELRDPVALGAVNATAFVLPDAPGEPVAPIQGADERVFLAGYTFASERVAEELIAAHERGATVRVLLDGGPVGGVTTRQAALLDSLVAAGVEVRVIAGPHARFRYHHAKYAVADDAAVVLTENWKPSGTGGGDSRGWGVTVRSPRAADALADLFRADAGWRDAVPWERYRAGRSFERTDAATGSYPSRHPPTEMRVERVRLLTAPGNAESAVVATVDDADTRVDVLQPTVDDGPMLASLRRAAERGVRVRLLLSSAWYLAEENAALVADLNRWADAAGVPLEARVAEPAGRYGKIHAKGVVADDTALVGSLNWNPTSARENREVVVALEGEAVAEYYRGSFAADWRGGRGRSSRLEELPPAVAIVAVGVVAAATLFLRRRLTIEDTDGEPSRDDTDRDGPIG